The following coding sequences lie in one Alloacidobacterium dinghuense genomic window:
- a CDS encoding oligosaccharide flippase family protein, which translates to MLRALIKSKLGRNTLWMSLGQGLRLLVQATYFTIIARTLGANYYGSFVGVAALVGIVYPFGALGSGHLLVRSVARNKTEFPTAWGDALVTTAICSTLLIAFVLLISRTLLPGTIPVNLVLVVAIADIPGVSLITIAGQAFQSFEHMKWLALITLLTSVNRLLGALLLVMLRSHPTALEWGYVYLICTAVTATISIAMTCFRLGFPQLRLRRSMRALWHGFHFSVTLSAQTIYNDIDKTMLTRFSTLSATGIYGAAYRIIDVSFSPVLALLYSAYPNFFRKGSAGINSSYSYAKALMGRAMGYAALIACGLLLCAGGVPYVLGPEYAETTVALRWLSPLPLLKATHYFLADSLTGAGHQGLRSGIQAGVALFNVVINLWLIPRYSWMGAAWSSIASDALLAISVGTAVYVLSRSTREVVQTEP; encoded by the coding sequence ATGTTGAGGGCGCTGATCAAGAGCAAGCTTGGGAGAAATACGCTGTGGATGTCCCTGGGACAGGGGCTTCGACTTTTAGTTCAGGCTACGTATTTCACGATTATCGCCCGGACGCTTGGCGCAAATTACTACGGGTCGTTTGTGGGCGTGGCGGCGCTGGTGGGTATCGTCTACCCTTTCGGCGCGCTCGGCAGTGGTCATCTGCTGGTGCGGTCAGTAGCTCGCAACAAGACCGAGTTCCCAACGGCGTGGGGAGACGCCCTGGTGACAACAGCCATCTGCAGTACCTTGCTGATCGCATTTGTTCTCTTGATCTCGCGAACCTTACTGCCGGGCACGATTCCCGTGAACCTGGTGCTGGTGGTCGCGATCGCGGACATTCCTGGAGTCAGCCTGATTACGATCGCCGGACAGGCGTTTCAGTCGTTCGAGCATATGAAGTGGCTGGCGCTCATCACCCTGCTCACTAGCGTCAACCGGCTGCTGGGGGCGCTGCTGCTGGTTATGCTGCGCAGTCATCCGACAGCGCTCGAATGGGGCTATGTTTATCTGATCTGCACGGCGGTTACCGCGACGATCTCCATTGCGATGACCTGCTTTCGACTGGGATTTCCGCAACTGCGGTTGCGGCGATCAATGCGCGCCTTGTGGCACGGATTTCATTTTTCGGTTACGCTCAGCGCGCAAACTATTTACAACGACATCGATAAGACGATGTTAACGCGCTTCAGTACGTTGAGTGCGACGGGAATTTACGGCGCAGCGTATCGGATCATCGATGTGAGTTTCTCGCCGGTGCTGGCTTTGCTCTATTCGGCCTATCCGAATTTTTTTCGCAAGGGAAGCGCAGGAATCAATTCCAGCTACTCCTATGCGAAGGCGCTGATGGGCCGCGCTATGGGTTACGCGGCGCTCATCGCCTGTGGATTGCTTCTATGCGCCGGCGGTGTTCCCTATGTGCTCGGACCTGAGTATGCAGAGACAACCGTCGCGCTGCGTTGGCTCTCGCCGCTGCCTTTGTTGAAGGCAACGCATTACTTTTTGGCTGATTCACTCACCGGCGCAGGACACCAGGGGCTGCGTAGCGGTATTCAGGCCGGCGTGGCGCTCTTTAACGTTGTCATTAATCTCTGGCTCATTCCCCGATATTCCTGGATGGGAGCTGCATGGTCGAGCATCGCCTCCGATGCGCTGCTGGCCATATCCGTGGGGACCGCCGTTTATGTCTTGTCCCGCTCGACCCGCGAGGTGGTTCAGACGGAGCCATAG
- a CDS encoding endo-1,4-beta-xylanase: MAGSWPVRAQAKFVHRLLFMLSAVALLNARSASPISDQTGNLPGQPIPSSYFSMNILFHPKNHVPWPSVPLGGWRTWHVNWADIQEQPNNFDFSLLDKYVNWSQEHHTEILMHLSYTPRWASSTPNAPTDVEVTKPPGLSGPPRNMEDWRTFVRTVATRYKGRIHNWELWNEPNRPQSWNGSVETMVQMSREAYTTLKQIDPTCTVVSPAAEEAKGVEFLDAFLSKGGGQYADVIGYHFYVGANAPPEAMVTLINSVKAVMAERGLSSKPLWDTEAGWLGNTMLPPETGAAWLARAYILNWAAGVSRFYWYAWEIQHGTQIELVGPDNATLKPAGVAFATIQKWMTGAVLTGCSGARDGLWTCAFQRENSVSHVMWSAAKETTVPVPPAWQAHEVEALNGNRTQIQSNPITVGIAPVLIQ, translated from the coding sequence TTGGCTGGTAGCTGGCCTGTTCGGGCGCAAGCCAAATTCGTGCATCGGCTTTTGTTTATGCTGTCGGCGGTCGCATTACTGAACGCCCGCAGCGCATCGCCGATATCGGATCAAACCGGGAATCTGCCTGGTCAGCCGATTCCAAGTTCTTATTTTTCGATGAACATCCTCTTCCACCCGAAAAACCATGTGCCGTGGCCGTCTGTGCCCCTGGGTGGCTGGAGAACGTGGCACGTAAACTGGGCCGATATTCAAGAGCAGCCGAACAATTTCGATTTCAGCCTGCTCGATAAGTATGTCAATTGGAGCCAAGAACATCACACCGAGATCCTGATGCACCTTTCATATACGCCGCGGTGGGCTTCGAGCACGCCGAATGCGCCGACTGATGTCGAAGTAACCAAGCCGCCTGGTCTTTCCGGGCCGCCCCGCAACATGGAGGATTGGAGAACTTTCGTACGGACGGTGGCGACTCGGTACAAGGGGAGGATTCACAATTGGGAGCTCTGGAACGAACCCAACCGGCCGCAAAGCTGGAACGGAAGCGTGGAGACGATGGTGCAGATGTCGCGGGAGGCCTACACGACCCTGAAACAAATCGATCCCACGTGTACCGTCGTTTCTCCGGCAGCTGAGGAGGCGAAGGGAGTGGAGTTTCTGGATGCCTTTCTTAGCAAAGGCGGCGGGCAGTATGCCGACGTAATCGGTTATCACTTCTACGTGGGCGCGAATGCCCCGCCCGAAGCGATGGTCACGTTGATCAATTCCGTCAAGGCGGTTATGGCCGAACGCGGGCTCAGTTCCAAGCCTCTCTGGGATACCGAAGCTGGCTGGCTGGGTAATACGATGCTGCCTCCGGAAACCGGTGCAGCGTGGCTGGCTCGGGCCTACATACTGAACTGGGCCGCGGGTGTATCGCGCTTCTACTGGTATGCGTGGGAAATTCAGCATGGCACTCAGATCGAACTGGTTGGCCCGGACAACGCCACACTCAAGCCGGCGGGGGTTGCTTTCGCCACAATCCAGAAGTGGATGACAGGCGCTGTGCTCACCGGATGTTCGGGCGCCCGAGACGGTTTGTGGACCTGCGCCTTTCAGCGCGAGAATAGCGTGTCGCATGTGATGTGGAGCGCAGCAAAAGAAACAACCGTGCCAGTTCCGCCTGCCTGGCAGGCGCACGAGGTAGAAGCTCTGAATGGCAACAGAACTCAAATTCAGAGCAATCCAATTACTGTGGGCATCGCGCCGGTACTGATCCAGTGA